One region of Helicoverpa zea isolate HzStark_Cry1AcR chromosome 24, ilHelZeax1.1, whole genome shotgun sequence genomic DNA includes:
- the LOC124642200 gene encoding uncharacterized protein LOC124642200, protein MRMLCLSRCALPEPTASPTDAPPEPREEAPAEDEPPEGYYAFVESPNATPPRVRPPPYRQVASPCAEAEASKPHVSAANLCGDLNRGLIPRNPMGQNPNGEPYPFELIRNQTLRFLSRTLPVLRADDTLPRVAHLPAPPALEERSRRSLEDSEVPSHALRAEHRGIDGADIDTPRESRKFCDNGGVFCMLYRAINGDSESSAGVERREDPGPQPHAGAAAHAPHHRYEGPPTPCPARVEYATPVFARNYQGVWRYVVQIPYEGYFTQTVEVTRCMQSRCHYLDGGCLSSPRWVSLLVAELHYPPTQNKHVQPEPETSTDKPPHCDGHDEMGCYQVRLYYDWFLVPGSCKCWRPDYFARYVRRRQNNEL, encoded by the exons ATGCGG ATGTTATGCCTGAGCCGGTGCGCGCTGCCCGAGCCGACGGCATCACCGACGGACGCGCCGCCGGAGCCGCGCGAGGAGGCGCCGGCCGAGGACGAGCCGCCCGAGGGGTACTACGCCTTCGTCGAGTCGCCCAACGCCACGCCGCCCAG AGTGCGTCCGCCGCCGTACCGACAGGTGGCGTCGCCGTGCGCGGAGGCGGAGGCCAGCAAGCCGCACGTGTCGGCCGCCAACCTGTGCGGCGACCTCAACCGCGGCCTCATCCCGCGCAACCCCATGGGGCAGAACCCCAACGGAGAGCCTTACCCCTT CGAGCTGATCCGCAACCAGACGCTGCGCTTCCTGTCGCGCACGCTGCCCGTGCTGCGCGCCGACGACACGCTCCCGCGCGTCGCGCACCTGCCGGCACCGCCCGC GCTGGAGGAGCGCAGTCGCCGTTCGCTGGAGGACTCCGAAGTACCGTCACACGCGCTGCGCGCCGAGCACCGCGGCATTGACGGCGCCGACATCGACACGCCACGGGAGAGTCGCAAGTTCTGCGACAACGGCGGAGT ATTCTGCATGCTGTACCGCGCAATCAACGGCGACAGCGAGTCGAGCGCGGGCGTGGAGCGGCGCGAGGACCCCGGGCCGCAGCCTCACGCAGGCGCCGCCGCGCACGCGCCGCATCACCGCTACGAGGGCCCGCCCACGCCGTGCCCGGCGCGCGTGGAGTACGCGACGCCGGTGTTCGCGCGCAACTACCAGGGCGTGTGGCGCTACGTCGTGCAGATACCCTACGAGGGGTACTTCACGCAGACCGTCGAGGTCACCAG ATGCATGCAGTCGCGCTGCCACTACCTGGACGGCGGCTGCCTGAGCTCGCCGCGCTGGGTGTCGCTGCTGGTGGCCGAACTGCACTACCCGCCCACCCAGAACAAACACGTGCAG CCGGAGCCGGAGACCAGCACGGACAAACCGCCGCACTGCGACGGACACGACGAGATGGGCTGCTACCAG GTTCGCCTGTACTACGACTGGTTCCTGGTGCCCGGCTCGTGCAAGTGCTGGCGACCTGACTACTTCGCGCGCTACGTGCGACGTCGCCAGAACAACGAACTGTAA
- the LOC124642346 gene encoding nicotinamide riboside kinase 1 — protein MASRRNDWIIIGISGVTCGGKTSLAHQLASTLAPVHVFHQDKYFFPDDSARHVRCAALPHNNYDVLSALDMDAMLRDVTRTLAGDDRAHATTTDPAGRYTRPGKKFLIAEGFTVLNYPPIMEMCDLRYYFVLELGECRARRALRLYEPPDIEGYFELCVWPEHLNYKAEIEKDKRVKILDGTRADAFDIVMADIKALNT, from the exons ATGGCCTCCAGGCGTAATGATTGGattattatag GTATATCGGGCGTAACATGCGGCGGCAAGACGTCGCTAGCTCACCAGCTGGCGAGCACACTGGCGCCGGTGCACGTGTTCCACCAGGACAAGTACTTCTTCCCCGACGACAGCGCGCGGCACGTGCGCTGCGCGGCGCTGCCGCACAACAACTACGACGTCCTCTCCGCGCTCGACATGGACGCCATGCTGCGTGACGTCACGCGCACGCTCGCCGGCGACGACCGCGCGCACGCCACCACCACCGACCCAGCCGGACGGTACACGCGCCCGGGGAAGAAGTTCCTCATCGCTGAGGGCTTCACCGTGCTCAACTACCCGCCCATCATGGAGATGTGTGATCTCAG ATACTACTTCGTGCTGGAGCTGGGCGAGTGCCGAGCCCGGCGGGCGCTGCGGCTGTACGAGCCGCCCGACATCGAGGGATACTTCGAGCTCTGCGTCTGGCCCGAGCATCTCAACTACAAGGCAGAG ATCGAGAAAGACAAACGCGTGAAGATATTGGACGGCACGCGGGCTGACGCCTTCGACATCGTGATGGCCGACATCAAGGCGCTCAACACATAA
- the LOC124642347 gene encoding uncharacterized protein LOC124642347, with the protein MSSALVRQALELVDQEDSGEAKRGGRRARPRHAGQDHRQLYKSKSKKAPAPARSQEQQVQDNVNKLLKLSARAAHPSVADKIVERAVRRKPLADSTEEKQDDHKSILFPETETFQDFEKELFCS; encoded by the exons ATGTCTTCAGCATTAGTACGACAGGCTCTGGAACTCGTCGACCAAGAAG ACAGCGGCGAGGCGAAGCGTGGTGGGCGCCGAGCGCGGCCGCGACACGCGGGTCAAG ATCACCGGCAGTTGTACAAGAGTAAGAGCAAGAAGGCTCCGGCGCCGGCGCGGAGTCAGGAGCAGCAGGTGCAGGACAACGTCAACAAGTTGCTGAAGCTGTCCGCGCGCGCCGCACACCCCAGCGTCGCCGACAAG ATAGTGGAGCGCGCAGTGAGACGCAAGCCGCTCGCCGACTCCACAGAGGAGAAGCAAGACGATCACAAGTCCATACTGTTCCCCGAGACAGAGACCTTCCAGGACTTCGAGAAGGAACTCTTCTGCAGTTAG
- the LOC124642201 gene encoding uncharacterized protein LOC124642201 — protein sequence MVQVRVERRVRMSRADSQTTTGASAMQGTVPPWAWVSPWERRARTRAAGERARRRDPDKYAFYGLRKDTRHFIRLDPLAKGLLLNRQWGATGAPVTWRVDRFHDTDPWAASDIKVQMKHIAPAPLYPVQSIQNIQSFRPYEPVSLVAGGAGSGSTAGATSAGSAAHGWSHAARGWAAGAVLLALLVIIVRAAENCLHKKLFKAIYMHTNVGAGEMQQDVLQGHYRLQGVRRQESDEWTTPNVMATSLQQHEYEARLSAPTQDVCCDLPPPYSECAAKRDEPPPPYSACYVTYSAPPASDTSDAAPRTQLVFDNGRIVERLSAVSGDSAAAAASAAPHSSRPELKDRVVYVDETADTAPPDRALLV from the exons CGCGATGCAGGGCACGGTGCCGCCGTGGGCGTGGGTGTCGCCGTgggagcggcgcgcgcgcacccgCGCGGCCGGCGAGCGCGCGCGTCGCCGCGACCCCGACAAGTACGCCTTCTACGGCCTGCGCAAGGACACCCGACACTTCATTAG ACTGGACCCGCTGGCGAAGGGCTTGCTGCTGAACCGGCAGTGGGGGGCGACGGGCGCGCCGGTCACGTGGCGCGTCGACCGCTTCCACGACACAGACCCCTGGGCCGCGTCTGATATCAAG GTGCAGATGAAACACATAGCACCGGCTCCGCTTTACCCCGTGCAGAGCATTCAGAACATCCAGAGCTTTCGTCCGTACGAGCCAGTGTCTCTGGTGGCGGGTGGGGCTGGCTCGGGGAGTACTGCCGGGGCGACGAGTGCAGGCAGCGCGGCGCACGGCTGGTCGCACGCGGCGCGCGGGTGGGCGGCGGGCGCGGTGCTGCTGGCGCTGCTCGTCATCATCGTGCGAGCCGCAGAGAACTGCCTCCACAAGAAACTCTTCAAAGCCATTTATATGCACACTA ATGTGGGCGCAGGAGAGATGCAGCAAGATGTGCTGCAGGGACACTACCGACTGCAAGGAG TGAGAAGACAAGAATCGGACGAGTGGACGACGCCGAATGTGATGGCTACAAGTT TGCAGCAGCACGAGTATGAGGCCCGGTTGTCGGCGCCGACACAGGATGTGTGCTGCGACCTGCCGCCGCCCTATTCCGAGTGCGCCGCCAAGCGCGacgagccgccgccgccgtaCTCCGCCTGCTACGTCACGTACTCCGCGCCGCCTGCGTCCGACACAAGCGACGCGGCGCCGCGCACACAGCTAGTGTTCGACAACGGTAGGATAGTGGAGAGGCTCAGCGCAGTGAGCGGCGACAGTGCCGCGGCCGCCGCTAGTGCTGCGCCGCACAGCAGTCGGCCGGAGCTCAAGGACAGAGTGGTGTATGTGGACGAGACGGCGGACACCGCGCCGCCGGACCGCGCGCTGCTCGTGTAG